The genomic window GAGCAAGTATAATAACAGGCTTGTAGCCTGGTTACATGGCATGTTTGCTTATGTGGAGGAGTGTGACATGAAAAAGCAAGAGGAAtgggatctcatgcaagagcctgcctATACACGTGCTCCTAGGCAACGGCAATTAATatgaagaaagagaaagagagaaggtgAAAAAAGTATTACGCTTGTAGCCAACCTTTTTATACGAGTGATTGCAAACGATAGCTTTACATGACATGGCAACTTAATATAGCCAGCAGCTGACTACACTATTAGCCATGCTCTATTGGCTATAAAACACGCTTGTACCTTTTGGGGATTCCAAAGcaaatgcttttatgaagtttcaTTGTCATGAAGGCTTCTGGACTGAATTGAACCCCACATTACCTTTTCACTGGTTTGCATTCATTCACACCAATACAGAGTACAAACATGTGATAGTAGATGAGTACGTCCAAACAAAGTTTACACAGGAGGGAAACTAGATCCTGACTGGTGTAGCTGCCAATGAGTGTTGGCCGAAGCTGCATAGCTGTGGGCGTATCGAGTATGAGCCCTGAGTACTGGCCTATAGCTGTCACTTGCATAACCTTCATCAGATACTAGTCTAGCACAACACATGCAAATTTATCCTGTGAACTACACATTTTGTTATTTTGGTGTTTGTAATAGTATTTTCCTTTATTTTGGAGTACTTATGAAGTGCAATATGATATTGGTCTGCTCATTAAGCAAGCGAGGAGAACCTTGTCCTGTCCAATCCAGACCACCCTTTATAAACCAGAAGGTTTAAAGTTCAAACTAGATGCGATGGACACGGACAAAGCCATGTAGATGACCAGGGGAGGTGGTATTGAAGGTGTTTCAAACTGGGCTGCGTCGGTTTTCTGTAGGTTGCTTTTATGTGCAGTAACGTTTTTGAGGAACATGTCTATCTTATAATAATATATGATGCATTAGTACTTGTCTACacccatttttttttcttttgcatattctATGTTAGCTAATTCGTTTTAGAGGAACATGTGTTTTGTTTATTGATGTGATCCTGGAATTGATATGCATTTCCAAACTAACTCACAGATTGGTTAATTATCATATTTGGAACATTTGCATTTGAACTGCAGATTTAATGTGAGGACTAATTAGTGCATTTACAGCAATTACTCTAGTAATAACATTGGAATAGTATAGCAACAATGGTACTGTTCAGGTACATAGGATGTACATTGGAATAGTATAGCAGCTTTTTATTGCAGAGGGTTATTGAGATTACTTGTTCTATCTAGTGTTGCCGTGTTGGTTAGATTACGTTTCATCTTTAGAGTAAGTTACAAATTCTTCTGCAACACACATATTACAGCATTTAAATCTATGATCTTTGCTCTGCCACTGCCATTACTCATTTCTATACGTTTGATGAGCTAAAGTTTTAATTCTATCTGCAGCTGGTACAATTCCAGCCCTTGCACAACTGGTTTCGTCGTCCTGTCATGCCGCCATGTCATCGCCCTCCTTCGCCCGCCCTGCTTCTCCCGATGACATGCACAAGAGCAGAGGCTCCTCGCCATTGTAATTTACTAGCGCAGCCGACCAGCTACTGAATTGTACTGCTCTAAGAAATCTGTGCCACCTTATGAAGGATGTAAATGTTAAGATTTCATGCGGAAGGATGTTTTAACTGACATGTGCTCCTTTCACTTAGTTTTTGTTGGTATCTATTTCTATGTATAGGTTATGCCCTCTTATCTTGTGTTAATATTTTGTATTAAAATAAGTATTGCAGTGTTGTGAACCATCTTAAACCAGCCCGAGGTTCAGCTATTTTCTTCTGCAAAATGCAAGCATGCGTTGGTCTATGATTGTTCAACATTGAATTACATTTGATAGGACATGAGTATGTATAAATGCAGTTGTTCGTGATTTGATAGCTTCAGTCGTATTTACCATTGTTCTAGTTGGTGGTGGCTCATGGCGGTGGTCAGGCTCGTCTCACGGCGGCGGCTGGACTTCTTCGGCGTCGGCCCGTTGGTGAGCGGCTTGTGAAGAGCTTCGATCCCTCTTCTCGATGCCCGGGCGCAATCTTCGGCGGTGGGATGGCCCTCTCCCTGCTGCGACCCATCGCTAGTCCCGTGCTCGGGCAACAGGACctcctcgtctcgcgcccggcagcaggacctcCTCGTCTCGCGCCCAGCAGCAGGACCGagcccgtctcgcgcccggcagcaggaccgagctcgtctcgcgcctggcagcaggaccgagctcgtcttgcGCTCGGAGCTGTAGGACGAATCGATGGACTTGTGTGCCCCGGGATCTGATCGTCTCTTCCGTTGGGGTAGCGGCGGGTGTCGGTTGTGGTGGTTCCTAGGTCTTGGAttccggggcggcggccctagtgGTGGTTGCGCAGTGCTCACGGGCAGAGGCCGtcgcttggtgctgcccggtggccatggccgtgtgggcggcgtggttgtcGGGGTGCGGCGTTTGATGGCAGTGAGTATTGGCCGGGGTAAAAACCTGCTCTTTCTTCGGATAGACCGGCGGCGGCgtagctcgttcccttcttgaaggcgtcgtcgcggctctcattgtctGTCGTGTGGCTCCGGGGGAAACCTTGATCCTCGGATCAGGCGGTGGCGACGCTCCCGTGTCGTACCCTTCCTGGAGGCACCGTCTTGGAGCCCACAGTTCGTCGTATGCGGCTGCATCTCTTCGTGGTGGCGTGTTCACTGGTGGAGTCCCGGGTGCTCGACTAGTGCTGGGGgtcgtgttgctgcgctcagcgcctatgtatcccgccttgggtgtgtgcgtgtgttgtggtggtgTGCGTATGTATCTGGATGTTGTTGGtcattgctttatttataaagcggggcgaaagcctttttcgataaagtTTGAAACACCGGGCCTTTGGTTTGTTAACTTTTTGGGGGATTTCCATAGATTTTTATCCCCTTATGTATGTCATTTCTTTCACAGGAAGGTACAGTATGTACGTACTAAATTCCTTAGGATTGTGTCCATATCGATCTAATTCCTTGGGATTCGTTCCATTGAGTGAAACCTGATGGAAAAATCCTAACCATTGGAGTGCGGTGTGCTTGGCAATGGCATTTGATAGAATTAGATAAGCGATTGCTTGTTGAGTGGATGGTATATATTGTCATCGCTGATGCTGTTGCCGATTCGGTGGTAGTGGCTCGTTTGGCCGCCACGTAGTAGATCCTGGCCGTTTCCTGGTGAGTACACTGCATGCAGCTACGTATCTGTATCTTGTATCGTTCATTGGATCGTCGCGCTTAGTTTTGGATGGCATGGAACTCATCATTCGTGTGGAAACGCACTCCGCCTGTCGATGACGATGCATTGCACTTGGCGATGTGGGATGCATCCAATGCTTGCCATGAACTATCCGAAGCTCCATTGCAATCAGTTTCGGGGTCTGCTCGTGCACGCGGATTTCAACCAGGAAGAGTtcgtgaaaaatgtgctgcacgcTCCCAGAGAAAAGGAAAAGAGTAAAATACACTGACTGTCACTAAACTTGCGTCAATAGCTCACTTTGGTCATCGTACTTCAAAATACGGTCAATATGGTCACTATATACATCTgttggtgattatacggtcactgcctTATCGTATAGCTTCATATTTTTTTTCCGTTGACCGGTCAAACAGTCCAAATGGTGCCTCATCAGCTCAGGTCCCATATGTCAGTGTgataataaagaaataaataaaagaaactaaAACTATGTTTGTTAGGCGAATCGACAGAGGGGCTTGGTGCAACCCAGAGGCGCTCGCGAATTGAGCGCGCGCGGAAACCTTTGTGATGAAAAATTGGATCAACgtcttgttatttatttactccaGCACAACACACGGACAACACACACCCAGCACGCATGCACGTGCTTCCACAACACACAGGTACAAGAACGCGCGACTACTCTCCTCCTATGCATGCACATCACTTCTCGGTGTCTTGCTCATGGCGCAGCGGCAAGCTCATCGCCTGCTCCCGCCCCCGGCTTCGACGCCGTGCCCGCGTGGTCGTGGACTTGTGGCTTACGTATCTCGCCTGTCGAGGTACTGCCGGGCGGGGGCTGCAGCCGAGCTGGTCGACACTAGCCAGTGTGTGTTCAATCGATCAAATCCATCGAGAGGACATGCATGCATGGCTGTATCCTGTATGTGAGAGCGGATACTCTTGTGCGCGTGTACTAGTGTGAGTATTGTGCTCCGGTGTATGTTGTGTGCATACGTGCTGTGTGCTAGCGTGTGCGTCGCGTGCGTGCGTACAATGTGTTCTCGTCCTGTGTCTGTGTGCGTCGTGGGTAATTTTACTACGGAGTATAAAGTATCAACcaatttaatttttttacacaaaaaAGGTTGTGCGCTCAACCAGCTAGCTTACGTGGTCAGCGGCGGCGAGCGAGAGATTTATGGTTCCATACCCAACATCCATAATTCTAGTTTAACCCACTCACATGCGGGGATTCACAAAGCCAGAGACGATACTTTTTTACCCCACTGACATGCTGGGCCCACATAGGCTGAGAGAACGCAAGCTGATGAGGCGCCACTTGGACTGCTTGACCGGTCAACCAGAAAAATACGAAGCTACACGGTGagacagtgaccgtataatcatcaaCATATGTTTATAGTGACGGTATTGATCATATTCTTAAGTACAATGACCAAAGTGAGCTATCGACGCAAGTTCAATGACCACTAGTGCATTTTACTCAAAGGAAAAACCCGCAGAATTTGGGCGATGAGAGCGAGGCAGGATGATGAAAGGATGGCGCGAAAACGAAAAGACTGCGggcctgtttggtttgtgactaactttgtcaaagattgccacacctaaagtTAGGTAAGTTTGatcaacttaggtgagtgtttggatcaagccacatcttaggcaagtcACACTTGggcccacatggcatacacataaaAAAATATGACAAGATTCCCTTAGGCCTACCAACTTGTGGCTCTTATTTTGATGAActaactttaggcaagcttggcaaaaatgtgtcgCAAAGTATGGCAATGCTAGCAAAAATGCTAGACATACAAAGACTTACACActtttactccctccttccatctaacaACCAAACAGCCCCTGCATGTACCACTCTGTGCCGTGCCCACCCCGCGTCCCCGAGCTGCGGTTGGCCGCTGGCGCACAGCACCTCTCCTCCCGGCTCGTATGCCGCCGTCGCTCGCGCTTGGCTGCCGCGCGACACCAGCCACACACATTTTTAAACGCGACACGGACGCTTACACCTCCCCGCCCGTAGCGGAAGCGGAAGCAGTAGCGTCTCGGCACGCACTGCGCCGTCGCCGTCTAGCCCAGCCTGTCGCGCCTTGGCTCTGCCCGCGCTCCCGCCCCTACAAATTCTTCCGCTCAACCAGCCCCTCTCCGCCAACTCCCTCGCGCACACTGAACGAGTGATCCCAAGCGTGGCGTCTTATCTCTCCTCCTCTATACATGGACCGCTACAGAGTGGCGCCGGCGCGGCCTGTCTTCCTCTCTGGCCACCTGCAGCCCGCGGCTGCTAGCCGGCGCTCGGGTGGCGCCGAGCGGGAGCTCGACATCTTCACGGCCGAGCGCTACTTCAACGCCGCGGACGCCGTCAAGTACAGCGCCGCCGCGGTCCATGCGGACCACCCGCCGCGCCAGCTGCCCGTCGCCGCCGTGGACGCGGCTGCAAGCCAGAGCGGCCGCACCGCGGCGTCGTCGGAGCCCAGCTGGAACAGCCGCTCCGGGCTGCTCGCCAGCAACCAGTCGCCGTCCGCGGCTAGGCAGCACGACAAGGGCTATGGCAGTGGCGTCAACGGCGTCGTCGTCCTAGATACGAGGGACGATCGGTATCACCGCGGCGGCAAGAAGCCTGCCGCCGGCGCCTTCGGGCAACGCTGGGGGATCTTCAGCCGGGACTGCCCCTGCGCCGGCAGGAAGGCGGTCACCGTCGACGTCGCCTCCGAGCCGACGACCCCGAGGATTCACGCGAGGTTCGACGCCGGGGAGGAGAGCGCCGTCTTTAAGGCCAACGGGCTGCCTCCTCCGTCTCCAAACGACGAGCCCGGCGTGATGAAGATTTTTACGACGGGGAGCTGCGCGTTCCCGCTTCGCGCCAACAACAACATCCTCGCCCCGGCGCAAAATAACGGCGTAAACGCTTCGTTTCCCGCTTTCCCGCCCGACGTTGGCCGCCGCGTCGTGAGCTCTGGCGGATTCACCTTCCCGGTGATCAGCCCGTCGAAGGCCATCAGCAGCGTCGTCGACGAGCCGCCGCGCGAGTCGCTGGAGGTGTTCCGTCCCATCGACGAGGACTCGGTGGTGCTCGTGGACCCTCCGCCGCCCCTTGCCGCGGCCGGCTTTCTGCGCGCGCCGGCGGTCGTGGCGGCGACGGACGACGACGCGATGAGCGACGCGAGCTCGGACCTGTTCGACCTGGAGAGCTTTGCAGCGTCATCGTCGTACCCGACCACGTACCGTGGTCGCAGTAGCCGGCGCAACTCGGGGGACGACGACTTggcgtacgccgccgccgccgccgcggagccAGCGCTGAGCGAGTGCATGTACGCGCCAAGCGAGGCGAGCGTGGTGTGGAGCGTGGCCACGGCCAAGGGCGTCGCCTACGACGCCGGCAGCGTGGCCAACTTCTCGAGCGCGGCGTCTGCGTGCGGCGTCGACGAGTTCCGGTTCGTCCCGCCGGGGTCCGCCGCCGGCCACGACGGCTTCACCGCCGCCATGTCCCGAAGCGCCGGCCGCAAGAAAGGCGGCGGGTTCTTGGACAGCTGCCGGTGCGAGAAGGCTGTCAGCGTCGGGCCGACCCCCGTCCGTGTGGCTCGCCCGCCGGCGGTCCCGGCTAAGAAGACGGCGATGGGGCTGGAAAGCGGCGGCGTCGCGCGGTACCACAACCGCCGCGTCCACATGCCGGTGCGGACGTGATCGATGCGCGCGCTCCCCGTCTGGCGCCTATTACTATTAGCCTATACGAAAGTACAGTACGGTACATAATTCTCTTGTTTGTTCCAGGTACGT from Triticum aestivum cultivar Chinese Spring chromosome 3B, IWGSC CS RefSeq v2.1, whole genome shotgun sequence includes these protein-coding regions:
- the LOC123065329 gene encoding protein PHYTOCHROME KINASE SUBSTRATE 4; translation: MDRYRVAPARPVFLSGHLQPAAASRRSGGAERELDIFTAERYFNAADAVKYSAAAVHADHPPRQLPVAAVDAAASQSGRTAASSEPSWNSRSGLLASNQSPSAARQHDKGYGSGVNGVVVLDTRDDRYHRGGKKPAAGAFGQRWGIFSRDCPCAGRKAVTVDVASEPTTPRIHARFDAGEESAVFKANGLPPPSPNDEPGVMKIFTTGSCAFPLRANNNILAPAQNNGVNASFPAFPPDVGRRVVSSGGFTFPVISPSKAISSVVDEPPRESLEVFRPIDEDSVVLVDPPPPLAAAGFLRAPAVVAATDDDAMSDASSDLFDLESFAASSSYPTTYRGRSSRRNSGDDDLAYAAAAAAEPALSECMYAPSEASVVWSVATAKGVAYDAGSVANFSSAASACGVDEFRFVPPGSAAGHDGFTAAMSRSAGRKKGGGFLDSCRCEKAVSVGPTPVRVARPPAVPAKKTAMGLESGGVARYHNRRVHMPVRT